The Cylindrospermum stagnale PCC 7417 genome segment GCGGTCTTGGGGATGAATCGACTCATAATAGTTTTGGGGATTTTCGTAGAGGCGATCGGCACTTCTGCCCCAAATTTTTTCGTAAGCTGGGCTAATGTAATATAAATTGTGCTGTTTAGCGTCTCGGACAAAAAAAACTTGAGGAATATTTTTTGTTAGTTGTTGAAATAGCTCTTCACTCGAACGCAGCGCTTCTTCAGTTTGTTTGCGAGCAGTGATGTCCCGTTGCACAGCCACAAAATGAGTGATTTTCCCCTGTTGATCTTTAATCGGGACTACATTGATCTCCACCCAGTATGTAGAGCCGTTTTTGTGGTAGTTAATTAATTCCGTCCTGATCGGTAAACCAGCTTGGAGAGCGGCGCGAATTTTTGCTAGTTGGGTGCGAGAAGTTTGCTCACCCTGTAAAATGCGCGGTGTTTTCCCCATCACTTCACCAACTGCGTACCCGCTCATCCGAGTAAAAGCGGCATTAACATACAATATCCGCAGACCGAATGGTTCCTCTGGTATGACCGCTTCCGTAATGATAATAGCATCGTTGGCATTAACCACTACTGACTCTAGCAACCGCAGTCGTTCTTCTGTTTGCTCGTATTTACCCTTGTTTGCCGCTGTTGCTGCTGCCATCGCTTGACAAATACTTTCAGCGGTTATTGTCCCAACAAATTGACCTTGGTGATCGATTACTGGCACTAACCGCAACTGATCTTGGAGTAACAGTGAAAGTATCGACGCCAGATCATCAAAATCAGACACCTTCACTGTCATAGCTGTAGACATAACTTCAGAAATTTTGGCTGTACTGAAGTCAACCCCTGAAGCTACTAGCTGCACCATATCTTGTTCTGTAAAACACCCCAATATCAGCGAAGCTGATTTTACCAAGACACCTTTGCCCCGCATCGCCATGAGTGCGATCGCATCTAATACAGAAGTTTCTGGCGCCACAGTCAGCGGCGAAAAGTCAATAACTGACTCCAAGCTTTGTAGCACGAGATGCTGAGGTAAGGCTTGCATAGTTTATGACAACAGCTATCATCAAAAAATAGTTATCTGAAGCAGCTTATTGATTTAAATATCTTTTAATATTGTGGCGCAAAATTTGGAACAAGATCCCCGAATTCTCGCAGAAGTCAGGTATCTGCGGCGTTCAATTCCCGAAATAGTTAAGGATAGAAATTCAGCCGCCGTTCGCCGTAACGCAACAACCTTTCTATCGTCACAAGACGATTTTCCCAAGCTTTGACTTGATAAGGATTGTCCACTGCTTGCAGGCGCATTGAGTCCCGGAATTGATACTGGAACCGAATCAACGAGGCTCTTACCGCTATCAATTTAGTAGGCGTTGGTATTGCTGCAAGCTGATTTAAGGCAAGTTGTAGCGCTTCCGCCTGGCTGTTCAAGTCGGAAATCTTCGTTGCAGGCATTTGTAGTTGGTTATTTTGCGAAACAAACTGCCATTCTCTTTGCAGCGCCGCATAACGGATGGCAGCACTTTGAAAAGGCTGGCGGTAAGGAATAGGTTCACTTTTTAGGGGTTGCACCCTACCTTGAGTGCTGCTAAAAAGTTGATCTAACTCATTGTTAAAATTGTCAGCCGCAAATAGTGCATAACCACTAGCTGGTAAATCTCTAATTAGTTGCAGTTGATCAAATGCCCCGACTGTTGGCAGCGAAAGTAAGCGAATTCCCGGCACTAACAACGTAGAACCTAATTTAGTGGAAATACTCCAAGGGCGTGCCAGTCGTTGGAAACGAGAAGTATCCAGCGCGTAAGTCATGGGCACAATTAAATCTATATCCCCCCGCCTAGCCCAAACTTCCCAATGCTGTTGGATTTTTTGAATGCGTTCTCTTTCTGGCAAAGGAAATACAGCCACCGACAAAATCAACTCTGCTCGCTGTTGTCGCAACTGCTGGGATACTTCAGCCACAAAGCTATCAACTTGCTGGGTGCGAAAAGCCGTCCACTTTTGCCACAACTCTTGGTCATTGGGAGAAATCGTCACCGGATCTACACCAGTCAGTTGCTGAAATTGCTCTCTTGCCGCTTTACCATAGCCATAAATTCGCCCTGCGGATGGGTCTTGGAAAGGATAGCGAATGTAGTCTAGGTGTAGACCATCCACCTGATAGCGAGTGACAATTTCGGTATACAGCTTGAGTAAATACTGCCGCAATTCTGGATTCGCTGGGTCGAAAAATGGCTTAGTCTGACCGACGGGGATCATTTTGCCATTGCGATCGTAATTTGCCCAATCGGGATGAGCTGCCAGTACAGGCCCTGGATAATCAGAATTGACATTGATAATCTGATTGTGCCTTTGGTTGCCAGCAGCAAAAGTCCAAACCCAAGCGTGTAACTCCATACCCCGCTCATGGGCTAGCTTGACAGCTGCTGCCAGTGGGTCCCAGCCTTGAATTAAGGGGTTTTGCTGCGGTGCAACTTGACTAGGATAAATTGGATAACTAGCATTAATAGTTTCAAAAAAAACGGTGTTAAACCCGGCTTTTGCCAGTCGGTCAAACACCTGAGCGAGTCCTTCCTCGCTACCAGCTTTGACAATTGTCCCTCTGTCTAACCAGACAGAACGGATTTCTGGTTGAGCCAATCGCCGATTTACAGGCAACTGCTTCCACAAATTTGCCTTTGTTGCCA includes the following:
- a CDS encoding glycoside hydrolase family 10 protein; translated protein: MRNRGNQPKKSKFKNLNLKTAGFLSLNLNLLIFNCLGLLPATAATEEAVLSVVNSQENANQWNAIANRLQKLDVKYCVISLADVQSAADWGERRVLFLPNVETLTPIQAIALEEWMSKGGRLIASGPVGSLSAPGVRQLLRTLLGGYWGFSLNRSQQLQPAKTRRQDWASQNELFGKVRGGVVIPNNLTSEIAAVWNSQDHPTAVLTTERSTFLGWRWGTDTASAADLDSAWLKAALNRYLTSPTNRTNKKVAGGSQRCASSVATTAKTPTPRPTQNPTVTTAPKPQPLANVTPQSSPEVIDQLEQAVRLDVIPNSQQPIDSNEAIALQQELENLIGRVESAHLAASAYATSVGETPQSLKLEDTRFASTKQEASVASREQVLAQSRVVAKNIPLLIAQKNYALARQQWLATKANLWKQLPVNRRLAQPEIRSVWLDRGTIVKAGSEEGLAQVFDRLAKAGFNTVFFETINASYPIYPSQVAPQQNPLIQGWDPLAAAVKLAHERGMELHAWVWTFAAGNQRHNQIINVNSDYPGPVLAAHPDWANYDRNGKMIPVGQTKPFFDPANPELRQYLLKLYTEIVTRYQVDGLHLDYIRYPFQDPSAGRIYGYGKAAREQFQQLTGVDPVTISPNDQELWQKWTAFRTQQVDSFVAEVSQQLRQQRAELILSVAVFPLPERERIQKIQQHWEVWARRGDIDLIVPMTYALDTSRFQRLARPWSISTKLGSTLLVPGIRLLSLPTVGAFDQLQLIRDLPASGYALFAADNFNNELDQLFSSTQGRVQPLKSEPIPYRQPFQSAAIRYAALQREWQFVSQNNQLQMPATKISDLNSQAEALQLALNQLAAIPTPTKLIAVRASLIRFQYQFRDSMRLQAVDNPYQVKAWENRLVTIERLLRYGERRLNFYP